One genomic window of Glycine max cultivar Williams 82 chromosome 16, Glycine_max_v4.0, whole genome shotgun sequence includes the following:
- the LOC100778941 gene encoding glutamate receptor 2.5 isoform X2, producing the protein MSLIICFFVLQLLTWSRVLLAHESRNNCSRSIMSIGAVLDLSSQMGKHQKIAMQIALQEFNRLSCSKLDLKIENSHGNSAHAVASAMDLTQSKQVLAIIGTITHSEANLASEFDDTIKNIPILSLISPVARSEKSSPLLPYFIQEGYDINLHMQCIAAIVGEFRWRKVTVIYELDNWFSSDPGILLDLSYSLRLVGSEIDNHVALPSLSSLLDPKSTIENELNRLKNKSNRVFLIAHSSLELANILFEKAKQMSLVGKGSVWVIPDGVAGLLDSVNSSSILNMQGVIGFKTHFMETSKAFRRFKFKFRRRFVLEFPEEENINPSFFALQSYKATRAVAQAARESQGKLTLEQLFKSNISRNGKFWQSQTFNIINVIGKSYRELALWSPELGFSKNLITQQLTEMNTNSASSGILSTVYWPGGIQFVPKGWTHSTEQRKLQIGVPAKGAFTEFVNVTYDKNRNKTSITGFSIDVFKEAVHNLSYDLDFAFVPFNGSYDEMVEQVYNKTLDAAVGDTSIMAYRYHLVDFSQPYVDSGIDMVVTEQSAKSKETWIFLKAFTKGMWLMMAALHIFVGFVIWLIERQVNEELKGFGSMLWFLVTVIFYAHREPIRSPLARTVLAPWLFVILIATSTFTASLTSMMTVSQLEPSVLDIKSLLKRNSPVGCNGNSFIVKYLTEVQKFKPENIRRINSINDYPSAFQNKDIEAAFFIAPHAKVFMAKYSCRGFIKAGNTFRLGGLGFVFPKGSTLATDISEALLKVLESGEIEQLEKDMLTIEGNASCSPLESKAKDGSPTGFQPFLGLFCICSIVAVLALLYNMICLLMSNVLTFTSYIHLTLTQLRRIWRWTTRYFARSSSRFQSGSLRSVSTATVTRNAEETVINTQ; encoded by the exons ATGTCACTCATTATCTGCTTCTTTGTCCTGCAATTGTTAACATGGTCAAGGGTGCTTCTAGCTCATGAAAGTAGAAACAACTGCTCAAGGTCCATTATGAGCATAGGTGCTGTGCTTGATTTGAGTTCACAAATGGGAAAGCATCAGAAGATAGCCATGCAAATTGCACTCCAAGAGTTCAATCGGTTGAGTTGTTCCAAGCTGGATTTGAAGATTGAAAATTCCCATGGGAATTCAGCTCACGCAGTTGCTAGTG ccATGGATCTCACCCAGAGCAAGCAAGTGTTAGCCATCATAGGCACAATAACACACAGTGAAGCAAATCTGGCAAGTGAATTTGATGAcaccataaaaaatattcctATCTTGTCTCTAATTTCACCTGTAGCCAGATCAGAGAAATCATCTCCTCTATTGCCATACTTCATCCAAGAGGGATATGATATCAACCTTCACATGCAATGCATTGCAGCCATTGTGGGAGAATTCAGATGGCGAAAGGTGACAGTAATCTATGAACTTGATAACTGGTTTTCCTCTGATCCAGGGATTCTACTCGACCTCTCCTATTCCCTTAGACTTGTTGGATCAGAGATTGATAATCATGTAGCGTTGCCTTCCTTATCCTCTCTATTAGATCCAAAATCTACCATTGAAAATGAGCTTAATAGGCTCAAAAACAAAAGTAACAGGGTCTTCTTGATTGCGCACTCTTCTTTAGAGCTGGCAAACATACTTTTTGAGAAAGCAAAGCAAATGAGTTTAGTGGGAAAAGGTTCTGTGTGGGTTATCCCAGATGGGGTTGCTGGCCTACTTGATTCAGTTAACTCTTCTTCAATCCTTAACATGCAGGGTGTTATTGGATTTAAGACACATTTCATGGAAACAAGCAAAGCATTTAGAaggttcaaattcaaattccgAAGAAGGTTTGTACTGGAGTTCCCTGAAGAAGAGAACATTAACCCAAGTTTCTTTGCACTTCAATCATATAAAGCAACCCGGGCAGTTGCTCAAGCTGCAAGGGAATCGCAAGGGAAGTTAACCCTTGAACAATTATTCAAAAGTAATATATCCAGAAATGGCAAATTTTGGCAATCACAAACcttcaatataattaatgtgataGGTAAAAGTTACAGAGAGTTAGCATTATGGTCTCCAGAACTAGGTTTCTCCAAAAACCTTATTACACAGCAGCTGACAGAGATGAACACAAATAGTGCTTCTAGTGGAATTTTGAGTACTGTTTATTGGCCTGGAGGTATACAATTTGTTCCTAAGGGATGGACTCACAGCACCGAACAAAGAAAATTGCAAATAGGAGTGCCTGCAAAAGGTGCCTTCACTGAGTTTGTGAATGTGACATATGATAAGAACAGGAATAAAACTTCTATCACAGGATTCTCAATCGATGTCTTTAAAGAAGCCGTTCATAATTTGTCTTATGACTTGGACTTTGCGTTTGTTCCCTTTAATGGGTCTTATGATGAAATGGTAGAGCAAGTCTATAACAAG ACATTGGATGCTGCTGTCGGAGATACATCAATAATGGCATACAGATATCATTTAGTTGACTTCTCACAACCGTATGTTGACTCTGGTATTGACATGGTGGTTACAGAGCAATCAGCtaaatcaaaagaaacatgGATCTTTTTAAAAGCCTTCACAAAAGGGATGTGGTTGATGATGGCAGCATTACACATTTTCGTAGGATTTGTCATTTGGTTGATCGAAAGGCAAGTTAATGAAGAACTAAAAGGATTCGGGTCCATGCTTTGGTTCTTAGTCACTGTAATATTCTATGCACACA GAGAACCAATTAGAAGCCCCTTGGCTCGAACTGTGCTGGCACCATGGTTATTTGTTATCCTAATTGCAACTAGTACTTTCACAGCAAGTTTGACTTCCATGATGACTGTTTCACAACTAGAGCCATCTGTGTTAGATATCAAGAGCCTTCTGAAGAGAAATTCTCCAGTTGGTTGTAATGGAAATTCGTTCATTGTAAAGTATTTGACTGAGGTACAAAAATTCAAACCTGAGAACATTAGGAGAATTAACTCCATAAATGATTACCCTTCAGCCTTTCAGAACAAGGATATCGAAGCAGCTTTCTTTATTGCGCCTCACGCTAAGGTATTTATGGCAAAGTACTCATGCAGGGGTTTCATCAAAGCAGGGAACACTTTCAGGCTTGGTGGCTTAGGTTTT GTATTTCCCAAGGGTTCCACTTTGGCTACTGACATATCCGAGGCATTGCTGAAAGTGCTAGAGAGTGGGGAAATTGAACAGCTTGAAAAAGATATGCTAACCATAGAAGGCAATGCCAGTTGTTCTCCTTTAGAGAGCAAGGCAAAAGATGGGTCACCGACAGGATTTCAGCCTTTTCTTGGCCTATTTTGCATCTGTTCAATTGTTGCTGTTCTGGCATTGTTATATAAtatgatttgtttgttgatgaGTAATGTATTGACCTTCACTAGCTACATACATCTAACATTAACACAATTAAGGAGAATATGGAGATGGACAACCAGATATTTTGCTCGGAGCAGTTCAAGGTTCCAATCAGGAAGTTTGAGAAGTGTGAGTACAGCCACAGTAACAAGAAATGCAGAGGAGACAGTCATTAATACTCAGTGA
- the LOC100778941 gene encoding glutamate receptor 2.5 isoform X4: protein MSLIICFFVLQLLTWSRVLLAHESRNNCSRSIMSIGAVLDLSSQMGKHQKIAMQIALQEFNRLSCSKLDLKIENSHGNSAHAVASAMDLTQSKQVLAIIGTITHSEANLASEFDDTIKNIPILSLISPVARSEKSSPLLPYFIQEGYDINLHMQCIAAIVGEFRWRKVTVIYELDNWFSSDPGILLDLSYSLRLVGSEIDNHVALPSLSSLLDPKSTIENELNRLKNKSNRVFLIAHSSLELANILFEKAKQMSLVGKGSVWVIPDGVAGLLDSVNSSSILNMQGVIGFKTHFMETSKAFRRFKFKFRRRFVLEFPEEENINPSFFALQSYKATRAVAQAARESQGKLTLEQLFKSNISRNGKFWQSQTFNIINVIGKSYRELALWSPELGFSKNLITQQLTEMNTNSASSGILSTVYWPGGIQFVPKGWTHSTEQRKLQIGVPAKGAFTEFVNVTYDKNRNKTSITGFSIDVFKEAVHNLSYDLDFAFVPFNGSYDEMVEQVYNKTLDAAVGDTSIMAYRYHLVDFSQPYVDSGIDMVVTEQSAKSKETWIFLKAFTKGMWLMMAALHIFVGFVIWLIERQVNEELKGFGSMLWFLVTVIFYAHREPIRSPLARTVLAPWLFVILIATSTFTASLTSMMTVSQLEPSVLDIKSLLKRNSPVGCNGNSFIVKYLTEVQKFKPENIRRINSINDYPSAFQNKDIEAAFFIAPHAKVFPKGSTLATDISEALLKVLESGEIEQLEKDMLTIEGNASCSPLESKAKDGSPTGFQPFLGLFCICSIVAVLALLYNMICLLMSNVLTFTSYIHLTLTQLRRIWRWTTRYFARSSSRFQSGSLRSVSTATVTRNAEETVINTQ from the exons ATGTCACTCATTATCTGCTTCTTTGTCCTGCAATTGTTAACATGGTCAAGGGTGCTTCTAGCTCATGAAAGTAGAAACAACTGCTCAAGGTCCATTATGAGCATAGGTGCTGTGCTTGATTTGAGTTCACAAATGGGAAAGCATCAGAAGATAGCCATGCAAATTGCACTCCAAGAGTTCAATCGGTTGAGTTGTTCCAAGCTGGATTTGAAGATTGAAAATTCCCATGGGAATTCAGCTCACGCAGTTGCTAGTG ccATGGATCTCACCCAGAGCAAGCAAGTGTTAGCCATCATAGGCACAATAACACACAGTGAAGCAAATCTGGCAAGTGAATTTGATGAcaccataaaaaatattcctATCTTGTCTCTAATTTCACCTGTAGCCAGATCAGAGAAATCATCTCCTCTATTGCCATACTTCATCCAAGAGGGATATGATATCAACCTTCACATGCAATGCATTGCAGCCATTGTGGGAGAATTCAGATGGCGAAAGGTGACAGTAATCTATGAACTTGATAACTGGTTTTCCTCTGATCCAGGGATTCTACTCGACCTCTCCTATTCCCTTAGACTTGTTGGATCAGAGATTGATAATCATGTAGCGTTGCCTTCCTTATCCTCTCTATTAGATCCAAAATCTACCATTGAAAATGAGCTTAATAGGCTCAAAAACAAAAGTAACAGGGTCTTCTTGATTGCGCACTCTTCTTTAGAGCTGGCAAACATACTTTTTGAGAAAGCAAAGCAAATGAGTTTAGTGGGAAAAGGTTCTGTGTGGGTTATCCCAGATGGGGTTGCTGGCCTACTTGATTCAGTTAACTCTTCTTCAATCCTTAACATGCAGGGTGTTATTGGATTTAAGACACATTTCATGGAAACAAGCAAAGCATTTAGAaggttcaaattcaaattccgAAGAAGGTTTGTACTGGAGTTCCCTGAAGAAGAGAACATTAACCCAAGTTTCTTTGCACTTCAATCATATAAAGCAACCCGGGCAGTTGCTCAAGCTGCAAGGGAATCGCAAGGGAAGTTAACCCTTGAACAATTATTCAAAAGTAATATATCCAGAAATGGCAAATTTTGGCAATCACAAACcttcaatataattaatgtgataGGTAAAAGTTACAGAGAGTTAGCATTATGGTCTCCAGAACTAGGTTTCTCCAAAAACCTTATTACACAGCAGCTGACAGAGATGAACACAAATAGTGCTTCTAGTGGAATTTTGAGTACTGTTTATTGGCCTGGAGGTATACAATTTGTTCCTAAGGGATGGACTCACAGCACCGAACAAAGAAAATTGCAAATAGGAGTGCCTGCAAAAGGTGCCTTCACTGAGTTTGTGAATGTGACATATGATAAGAACAGGAATAAAACTTCTATCACAGGATTCTCAATCGATGTCTTTAAAGAAGCCGTTCATAATTTGTCTTATGACTTGGACTTTGCGTTTGTTCCCTTTAATGGGTCTTATGATGAAATGGTAGAGCAAGTCTATAACAAG ACATTGGATGCTGCTGTCGGAGATACATCAATAATGGCATACAGATATCATTTAGTTGACTTCTCACAACCGTATGTTGACTCTGGTATTGACATGGTGGTTACAGAGCAATCAGCtaaatcaaaagaaacatgGATCTTTTTAAAAGCCTTCACAAAAGGGATGTGGTTGATGATGGCAGCATTACACATTTTCGTAGGATTTGTCATTTGGTTGATCGAAAGGCAAGTTAATGAAGAACTAAAAGGATTCGGGTCCATGCTTTGGTTCTTAGTCACTGTAATATTCTATGCACACA GAGAACCAATTAGAAGCCCCTTGGCTCGAACTGTGCTGGCACCATGGTTATTTGTTATCCTAATTGCAACTAGTACTTTCACAGCAAGTTTGACTTCCATGATGACTGTTTCACAACTAGAGCCATCTGTGTTAGATATCAAGAGCCTTCTGAAGAGAAATTCTCCAGTTGGTTGTAATGGAAATTCGTTCATTGTAAAGTATTTGACTGAGGTACAAAAATTCAAACCTGAGAACATTAGGAGAATTAACTCCATAAATGATTACCCTTCAGCCTTTCAGAACAAGGATATCGAAGCAGCTTTCTTTATTGCGCCTCACGCTAAG GTATTTCCCAAGGGTTCCACTTTGGCTACTGACATATCCGAGGCATTGCTGAAAGTGCTAGAGAGTGGGGAAATTGAACAGCTTGAAAAAGATATGCTAACCATAGAAGGCAATGCCAGTTGTTCTCCTTTAGAGAGCAAGGCAAAAGATGGGTCACCGACAGGATTTCAGCCTTTTCTTGGCCTATTTTGCATCTGTTCAATTGTTGCTGTTCTGGCATTGTTATATAAtatgatttgtttgttgatgaGTAATGTATTGACCTTCACTAGCTACATACATCTAACATTAACACAATTAAGGAGAATATGGAGATGGACAACCAGATATTTTGCTCGGAGCAGTTCAAGGTTCCAATCAGGAAGTTTGAGAAGTGTGAGTACAGCCACAGTAACAAGAAATGCAGAGGAGACAGTCATTAATACTCAGTGA
- the LOC100778941 gene encoding glutamate receptor 2.5 isoform X3: MSLIICFFVLQLLTWSRVLLAHESRNNCSRSIMSIGAVLDLSSQMGKHQKIAMQIALQEFNRLSCSKLDLKIENSHGNSAHAVASAMDLTQSKQVLAIIGTITHSEANLASEFDDTIKNIPILSLISPVARSEKSSPLLPYFIQEGYDINLHMQCIAAIVGEFRWRKVTVIYELDNWFSSDPGILLDLSYSLRLVGSEIDNHVALPSLSSLLDPKSTIENELNRLKNKSNRVFLIAHSSLELANILFEKAKQMSLVGKGSVWVIPDGVAGLLDSVNSSSILNMQGVIGFKTHFMETSKAFRRFKFKFRRRFVLEFPEEENINPSFFALQSYKATRAVAQAARESQGKLTLEQLFKSNISRNGKFWQSQTFNIINVIGKSYRELALWSPELGFSKNLITQQLTEMNTNSASSGILSTVYWPGGIQFVPKGWTHSTEQRKLQIGVPAKGAFTEFVNVTYDKNRNKTSITGFSIDVFKEAVHNLSYDLDFAFVPFNGSYDEMVEQVYNKTLDAAVGDTSIMAYRYHLVDFSQPYVDSGIDMVVTEQSAKSKETWIFLKAFTKGMWLMMAALHIFVGFVIWLIERQVNEELKGFGSMLWFLVTVIFYAHTGEPIRSPLARTVLAPWLFVILIATSTFTASLTSMMTVSQLEPSVLDIKSLLKRNSPVGCNGNSFIVKYLTEVQKFKPENIRRINSINDYPSAFQNKDIEAAFFIAPHAKVFPKGSTLATDISEALLKVLESGEIEQLEKDMLTIEGNASCSPLESKAKDGSPTGFQPFLGLFCICSIVAVLALLYNMICLLMSNVLTFTSYIHLTLTQLRRIWRWTTRYFARSSSRFQSGSLRSVSTATVTRNAEETVINTQ, translated from the exons ATGTCACTCATTATCTGCTTCTTTGTCCTGCAATTGTTAACATGGTCAAGGGTGCTTCTAGCTCATGAAAGTAGAAACAACTGCTCAAGGTCCATTATGAGCATAGGTGCTGTGCTTGATTTGAGTTCACAAATGGGAAAGCATCAGAAGATAGCCATGCAAATTGCACTCCAAGAGTTCAATCGGTTGAGTTGTTCCAAGCTGGATTTGAAGATTGAAAATTCCCATGGGAATTCAGCTCACGCAGTTGCTAGTG ccATGGATCTCACCCAGAGCAAGCAAGTGTTAGCCATCATAGGCACAATAACACACAGTGAAGCAAATCTGGCAAGTGAATTTGATGAcaccataaaaaatattcctATCTTGTCTCTAATTTCACCTGTAGCCAGATCAGAGAAATCATCTCCTCTATTGCCATACTTCATCCAAGAGGGATATGATATCAACCTTCACATGCAATGCATTGCAGCCATTGTGGGAGAATTCAGATGGCGAAAGGTGACAGTAATCTATGAACTTGATAACTGGTTTTCCTCTGATCCAGGGATTCTACTCGACCTCTCCTATTCCCTTAGACTTGTTGGATCAGAGATTGATAATCATGTAGCGTTGCCTTCCTTATCCTCTCTATTAGATCCAAAATCTACCATTGAAAATGAGCTTAATAGGCTCAAAAACAAAAGTAACAGGGTCTTCTTGATTGCGCACTCTTCTTTAGAGCTGGCAAACATACTTTTTGAGAAAGCAAAGCAAATGAGTTTAGTGGGAAAAGGTTCTGTGTGGGTTATCCCAGATGGGGTTGCTGGCCTACTTGATTCAGTTAACTCTTCTTCAATCCTTAACATGCAGGGTGTTATTGGATTTAAGACACATTTCATGGAAACAAGCAAAGCATTTAGAaggttcaaattcaaattccgAAGAAGGTTTGTACTGGAGTTCCCTGAAGAAGAGAACATTAACCCAAGTTTCTTTGCACTTCAATCATATAAAGCAACCCGGGCAGTTGCTCAAGCTGCAAGGGAATCGCAAGGGAAGTTAACCCTTGAACAATTATTCAAAAGTAATATATCCAGAAATGGCAAATTTTGGCAATCACAAACcttcaatataattaatgtgataGGTAAAAGTTACAGAGAGTTAGCATTATGGTCTCCAGAACTAGGTTTCTCCAAAAACCTTATTACACAGCAGCTGACAGAGATGAACACAAATAGTGCTTCTAGTGGAATTTTGAGTACTGTTTATTGGCCTGGAGGTATACAATTTGTTCCTAAGGGATGGACTCACAGCACCGAACAAAGAAAATTGCAAATAGGAGTGCCTGCAAAAGGTGCCTTCACTGAGTTTGTGAATGTGACATATGATAAGAACAGGAATAAAACTTCTATCACAGGATTCTCAATCGATGTCTTTAAAGAAGCCGTTCATAATTTGTCTTATGACTTGGACTTTGCGTTTGTTCCCTTTAATGGGTCTTATGATGAAATGGTAGAGCAAGTCTATAACAAG ACATTGGATGCTGCTGTCGGAGATACATCAATAATGGCATACAGATATCATTTAGTTGACTTCTCACAACCGTATGTTGACTCTGGTATTGACATGGTGGTTACAGAGCAATCAGCtaaatcaaaagaaacatgGATCTTTTTAAAAGCCTTCACAAAAGGGATGTGGTTGATGATGGCAGCATTACACATTTTCGTAGGATTTGTCATTTGGTTGATCGAAAGGCAAGTTAATGAAGAACTAAAAGGATTCGGGTCCATGCTTTGGTTCTTAGTCACTGTAATATTCTATGCACACA CAGGAGAACCAATTAGAAGCCCCTTGGCTCGAACTGTGCTGGCACCATGGTTATTTGTTATCCTAATTGCAACTAGTACTTTCACAGCAAGTTTGACTTCCATGATGACTGTTTCACAACTAGAGCCATCTGTGTTAGATATCAAGAGCCTTCTGAAGAGAAATTCTCCAGTTGGTTGTAATGGAAATTCGTTCATTGTAAAGTATTTGACTGAGGTACAAAAATTCAAACCTGAGAACATTAGGAGAATTAACTCCATAAATGATTACCCTTCAGCCTTTCAGAACAAGGATATCGAAGCAGCTTTCTTTATTGCGCCTCACGCTAAG GTATTTCCCAAGGGTTCCACTTTGGCTACTGACATATCCGAGGCATTGCTGAAAGTGCTAGAGAGTGGGGAAATTGAACAGCTTGAAAAAGATATGCTAACCATAGAAGGCAATGCCAGTTGTTCTCCTTTAGAGAGCAAGGCAAAAGATGGGTCACCGACAGGATTTCAGCCTTTTCTTGGCCTATTTTGCATCTGTTCAATTGTTGCTGTTCTGGCATTGTTATATAAtatgatttgtttgttgatgaGTAATGTATTGACCTTCACTAGCTACATACATCTAACATTAACACAATTAAGGAGAATATGGAGATGGACAACCAGATATTTTGCTCGGAGCAGTTCAAGGTTCCAATCAGGAAGTTTGAGAAGTGTGAGTACAGCCACAGTAACAAGAAATGCAGAGGAGACAGTCATTAATACTCAGTGA
- the LOC100778941 gene encoding glutamate receptor 2.5 isoform X1: MSLIICFFVLQLLTWSRVLLAHESRNNCSRSIMSIGAVLDLSSQMGKHQKIAMQIALQEFNRLSCSKLDLKIENSHGNSAHAVASAMDLTQSKQVLAIIGTITHSEANLASEFDDTIKNIPILSLISPVARSEKSSPLLPYFIQEGYDINLHMQCIAAIVGEFRWRKVTVIYELDNWFSSDPGILLDLSYSLRLVGSEIDNHVALPSLSSLLDPKSTIENELNRLKNKSNRVFLIAHSSLELANILFEKAKQMSLVGKGSVWVIPDGVAGLLDSVNSSSILNMQGVIGFKTHFMETSKAFRRFKFKFRRRFVLEFPEEENINPSFFALQSYKATRAVAQAARESQGKLTLEQLFKSNISRNGKFWQSQTFNIINVIGKSYRELALWSPELGFSKNLITQQLTEMNTNSASSGILSTVYWPGGIQFVPKGWTHSTEQRKLQIGVPAKGAFTEFVNVTYDKNRNKTSITGFSIDVFKEAVHNLSYDLDFAFVPFNGSYDEMVEQVYNKTLDAAVGDTSIMAYRYHLVDFSQPYVDSGIDMVVTEQSAKSKETWIFLKAFTKGMWLMMAALHIFVGFVIWLIERQVNEELKGFGSMLWFLVTVIFYAHTGEPIRSPLARTVLAPWLFVILIATSTFTASLTSMMTVSQLEPSVLDIKSLLKRNSPVGCNGNSFIVKYLTEVQKFKPENIRRINSINDYPSAFQNKDIEAAFFIAPHAKVFMAKYSCRGFIKAGNTFRLGGLGFVFPKGSTLATDISEALLKVLESGEIEQLEKDMLTIEGNASCSPLESKAKDGSPTGFQPFLGLFCICSIVAVLALLYNMICLLMSNVLTFTSYIHLTLTQLRRIWRWTTRYFARSSSRFQSGSLRSVSTATVTRNAEETVINTQ, translated from the exons ATGTCACTCATTATCTGCTTCTTTGTCCTGCAATTGTTAACATGGTCAAGGGTGCTTCTAGCTCATGAAAGTAGAAACAACTGCTCAAGGTCCATTATGAGCATAGGTGCTGTGCTTGATTTGAGTTCACAAATGGGAAAGCATCAGAAGATAGCCATGCAAATTGCACTCCAAGAGTTCAATCGGTTGAGTTGTTCCAAGCTGGATTTGAAGATTGAAAATTCCCATGGGAATTCAGCTCACGCAGTTGCTAGTG ccATGGATCTCACCCAGAGCAAGCAAGTGTTAGCCATCATAGGCACAATAACACACAGTGAAGCAAATCTGGCAAGTGAATTTGATGAcaccataaaaaatattcctATCTTGTCTCTAATTTCACCTGTAGCCAGATCAGAGAAATCATCTCCTCTATTGCCATACTTCATCCAAGAGGGATATGATATCAACCTTCACATGCAATGCATTGCAGCCATTGTGGGAGAATTCAGATGGCGAAAGGTGACAGTAATCTATGAACTTGATAACTGGTTTTCCTCTGATCCAGGGATTCTACTCGACCTCTCCTATTCCCTTAGACTTGTTGGATCAGAGATTGATAATCATGTAGCGTTGCCTTCCTTATCCTCTCTATTAGATCCAAAATCTACCATTGAAAATGAGCTTAATAGGCTCAAAAACAAAAGTAACAGGGTCTTCTTGATTGCGCACTCTTCTTTAGAGCTGGCAAACATACTTTTTGAGAAAGCAAAGCAAATGAGTTTAGTGGGAAAAGGTTCTGTGTGGGTTATCCCAGATGGGGTTGCTGGCCTACTTGATTCAGTTAACTCTTCTTCAATCCTTAACATGCAGGGTGTTATTGGATTTAAGACACATTTCATGGAAACAAGCAAAGCATTTAGAaggttcaaattcaaattccgAAGAAGGTTTGTACTGGAGTTCCCTGAAGAAGAGAACATTAACCCAAGTTTCTTTGCACTTCAATCATATAAAGCAACCCGGGCAGTTGCTCAAGCTGCAAGGGAATCGCAAGGGAAGTTAACCCTTGAACAATTATTCAAAAGTAATATATCCAGAAATGGCAAATTTTGGCAATCACAAACcttcaatataattaatgtgataGGTAAAAGTTACAGAGAGTTAGCATTATGGTCTCCAGAACTAGGTTTCTCCAAAAACCTTATTACACAGCAGCTGACAGAGATGAACACAAATAGTGCTTCTAGTGGAATTTTGAGTACTGTTTATTGGCCTGGAGGTATACAATTTGTTCCTAAGGGATGGACTCACAGCACCGAACAAAGAAAATTGCAAATAGGAGTGCCTGCAAAAGGTGCCTTCACTGAGTTTGTGAATGTGACATATGATAAGAACAGGAATAAAACTTCTATCACAGGATTCTCAATCGATGTCTTTAAAGAAGCCGTTCATAATTTGTCTTATGACTTGGACTTTGCGTTTGTTCCCTTTAATGGGTCTTATGATGAAATGGTAGAGCAAGTCTATAACAAG ACATTGGATGCTGCTGTCGGAGATACATCAATAATGGCATACAGATATCATTTAGTTGACTTCTCACAACCGTATGTTGACTCTGGTATTGACATGGTGGTTACAGAGCAATCAGCtaaatcaaaagaaacatgGATCTTTTTAAAAGCCTTCACAAAAGGGATGTGGTTGATGATGGCAGCATTACACATTTTCGTAGGATTTGTCATTTGGTTGATCGAAAGGCAAGTTAATGAAGAACTAAAAGGATTCGGGTCCATGCTTTGGTTCTTAGTCACTGTAATATTCTATGCACACA CAGGAGAACCAATTAGAAGCCCCTTGGCTCGAACTGTGCTGGCACCATGGTTATTTGTTATCCTAATTGCAACTAGTACTTTCACAGCAAGTTTGACTTCCATGATGACTGTTTCACAACTAGAGCCATCTGTGTTAGATATCAAGAGCCTTCTGAAGAGAAATTCTCCAGTTGGTTGTAATGGAAATTCGTTCATTGTAAAGTATTTGACTGAGGTACAAAAATTCAAACCTGAGAACATTAGGAGAATTAACTCCATAAATGATTACCCTTCAGCCTTTCAGAACAAGGATATCGAAGCAGCTTTCTTTATTGCGCCTCACGCTAAGGTATTTATGGCAAAGTACTCATGCAGGGGTTTCATCAAAGCAGGGAACACTTTCAGGCTTGGTGGCTTAGGTTTT GTATTTCCCAAGGGTTCCACTTTGGCTACTGACATATCCGAGGCATTGCTGAAAGTGCTAGAGAGTGGGGAAATTGAACAGCTTGAAAAAGATATGCTAACCATAGAAGGCAATGCCAGTTGTTCTCCTTTAGAGAGCAAGGCAAAAGATGGGTCACCGACAGGATTTCAGCCTTTTCTTGGCCTATTTTGCATCTGTTCAATTGTTGCTGTTCTGGCATTGTTATATAAtatgatttgtttgttgatgaGTAATGTATTGACCTTCACTAGCTACATACATCTAACATTAACACAATTAAGGAGAATATGGAGATGGACAACCAGATATTTTGCTCGGAGCAGTTCAAGGTTCCAATCAGGAAGTTTGAGAAGTGTGAGTACAGCCACAGTAACAAGAAATGCAGAGGAGACAGTCATTAATACTCAGTGA